In Thioclava sp. GXIMD2076, one DNA window encodes the following:
- the gyrA gene encoding DNA gyrase subunit A has product MKTAYLDYAMSVIVSRAIPDLRDGLKPVHRRILYAMHETGNTHDKPYRKSARPVGDVMGKYHPHGDAAIYDALVRMAQPFSMSLPLLDGQGNFGSMDGDSAAAMRYTEVRMQKAAAFLLADIEKDTVDFQDNYDGKDREPVVLPARFPNMLVNGAGGIAVGMATNIPPHNLGEVVDATLALIDNPDMSTEAIMQIVPGPDFPTGGLILGRGGARKAYLEGRGSVVIRAKTRIEEVRKDRFAIVVDEIPYQVNKASMIEKIAELVRDKRLEGISNIADESDRVGVRVVIELKRDATPDVVLNQLYRLTPLQTSFGCNMLALNGGRPEQLTLRDFLSHFITFREEVVARRTAFELRKARERSHVLCGLAVAVSNVDEVVATIRSSADAAEARERLMTRRWPAHDIVEYLKLIDDPLHPVNDDGTYNLSEVQARAILDLRLQRLTQIGVKEVTDELAELAEKIKDYLAILASRERIMAIISDELREVRELFAVPRRTEIADFIGDIDDEDLIEREDMVVTVTQSGYIKRTPLADFRSQKRGGKGLSGGGLKDDDAVTTMFVANTHTQLLFFTTEGMVYKMKTWQLPAGSRASKGKAIVNILPIPAGVSIAAITPVDRDEAEWDDLQMVFATSAGTVRRNRLSDFTNVMRNGKIAMKFEEENAGMRLINARICSEDDDVMLVTAKGRAIRFPVPEVRVFNSRNSVGVRGVKLLGEDEVVSMSVIRHFDATSEERTAYLKQRRLMAGITEEDETDEEDDAVEGGQLSPERYAEMSAAEDLILTITAKGLGKTSSSHDYPVRGRGGMGVTAFEKKMRGGDLVASFPVEMGDQIMLATSTGQSIRCPVDGISFRSRGAGGVRVFNTAVGETVVSVARIADQGDEDGEELPITETSQTDDTPPADGASEDE; this is encoded by the coding sequence ATGAAGACGGCCTATCTCGATTACGCGATGAGCGTAATTGTCTCGCGCGCGATCCCCGATCTGCGTGACGGCCTCAAGCCCGTGCACCGCCGCATCCTCTATGCGATGCATGAGACGGGCAATACGCATGACAAGCCCTATCGCAAATCGGCGCGTCCGGTGGGCGACGTGATGGGGAAATACCACCCCCATGGCGATGCCGCGATCTATGATGCGTTGGTCCGCATGGCCCAGCCCTTCTCGATGTCGCTGCCGCTTCTGGATGGTCAGGGCAATTTCGGCTCGATGGATGGCGATAGTGCCGCCGCCATGCGCTACACGGAAGTCCGCATGCAGAAGGCCGCGGCCTTCCTGCTGGCCGATATCGAGAAAGACACCGTCGATTTTCAGGACAACTACGATGGCAAGGACCGCGAGCCGGTCGTCCTGCCTGCTCGGTTCCCGAATATGCTCGTCAATGGTGCGGGCGGTATCGCGGTGGGTATGGCCACCAATATCCCGCCGCATAACCTGGGCGAAGTGGTCGATGCGACCCTTGCCCTGATCGACAATCCCGATATGTCGACCGAGGCGATCATGCAGATCGTCCCCGGCCCCGACTTCCCGACCGGCGGGTTGATCCTTGGCCGTGGCGGTGCGCGCAAGGCTTACCTTGAGGGCCGCGGCTCGGTGGTGATCCGCGCCAAGACCCGCATCGAGGAGGTTCGCAAGGACCGTTTCGCCATCGTGGTCGACGAGATCCCCTATCAGGTCAACAAGGCCTCGATGATCGAGAAGATCGCCGAGCTGGTGCGCGACAAGCGCCTCGAAGGCATCTCCAACATTGCCGATGAATCCGACCGTGTCGGTGTGCGCGTGGTGATCGAGCTGAAGCGCGATGCGACGCCGGATGTGGTGCTCAACCAGCTCTACCGCCTGACGCCTTTGCAAACCTCGTTCGGCTGCAACATGCTGGCGCTCAATGGCGGCCGCCCCGAGCAGCTCACCCTGCGCGATTTCCTGTCGCATTTCATCACCTTCCGCGAGGAAGTGGTCGCGCGTCGCACCGCGTTCGAGCTGCGCAAGGCGCGCGAGCGCAGCCATGTGCTCTGCGGTCTCGCCGTGGCGGTTTCGAATGTGGACGAGGTCGTGGCCACGATCCGCTCCTCGGCCGATGCGGCCGAGGCCCGCGAGCGGCTGATGACGCGGCGCTGGCCCGCACATGATATCGTCGAATATCTGAAACTGATCGATGACCCGCTGCATCCGGTCAATGATGACGGCACCTACAACCTCTCCGAGGTGCAGGCCCGCGCGATCCTCGATCTGCGCCTGCAGCGCCTGACCCAGATCGGGGTCAAGGAAGTCACCGACGAGCTGGCGGAACTGGCCGAGAAGATCAAGGACTACCTTGCCATCCTCGCCTCGCGCGAGCGGATCATGGCGATCATCTCGGACGAGCTGCGCGAAGTACGCGAGCTGTTCGCCGTCCCGCGCCGCACCGAGATTGCCGATTTCATCGGCGATATCGACGACGAGGATCTGATCGAGCGCGAGGATATGGTCGTGACTGTGACGCAGTCGGGCTATATCAAGCGCACGCCGCTGGCCGATTTCCGTTCGCAGAAACGCGGTGGCAAGGGGCTGTCGGGCGGCGGTCTGAAGGATGATGATGCGGTGACCACGATGTTTGTGGCCAATACCCATACGCAGCTTCTGTTCTTCACGACCGAAGGCATGGTCTACAAGATGAAGACTTGGCAGCTGCCGGCCGGTTCGCGTGCCTCCAAGGGCAAGGCGATCGTCAATATTCTGCCGATCCCTGCGGGCGTCTCCATAGCCGCCATCACACCGGTGGACCGCGACGAGGCCGAGTGGGACGATCTGCAGATGGTCTTTGCCACCTCGGCAGGCACCGTCCGCCGCAACCGCCTTTCGGATTTCACCAATGTCATGCGTAACGGCAAGATCGCGATGAAATTCGAGGAGGAGAATGCGGGCATGCGTCTGATCAATGCGCGCATCTGTTCCGAGGATGACGATGTGATGCTGGTCACGGCCAAGGGCCGCGCGATCCGCTTCCCCGTGCCGGAAGTGCGGGTGTTCAATTCGCGTAATTCGGTCGGCGTGCGCGGCGTGAAGCTGCTGGGCGAGGACGAGGTCGTCTCGATGTCCGTCATCCGCCACTTCGATGCCACCTCGGAAGAACGCACCGCTTATCTCAAGCAGCGCCGTCTGATGGCCGGTATCACCGAAGAGGACGAGACCGACGAGGAGGACGACGCGGTCGAGGGCGGCCAGCTCTCGCCCGAGCGCTATGCCGAAATGTCGGCGGCCGAGGACCTGATCCTGACGATTACCGCCAAGGGCCTTGGCAAGACCTCCTCGAGCCATGACTACCCCGTGCGCGGGCGTGGGGGCATGGGCGTCACCGCCTTCGAGAAGAAGATGCGCGGCGGCGATCTCGTGGCATCCTTCCCTGTCGAAATGGGAGACCAGATCATGCTGGCCACCTCGACCGGCCAGTCGATCCGCTGTCCGGTGGACGGGATCTCCTTCCGCTCGCGTGGCGCAGGCGGTGTGCGGGTCTTCAACACGGCTGTCGGCGAGACGGTGGTCTCGGTCGCCCGTATCGCCGATCAGGGTGATGAGGATGGCGAGGAGCTGCCAATCACGGAAACGTCACAGACTGACGATACGCCACCCGCTGACGGCGCTTCCGAAGACGAGTAA
- a CDS encoding porin: protein MKKTAILALLAGFAPMASHAADIVGANVGASHFNYLDADSRDQSRTNIGGQMEVGFTPQFSLQGDMALNRYWDDSWDGHTTALHAIYNMNGMMKFGARAGFERIDGDDYTTLGVEYKGDYGMFSVESAYNHVKSDDADMQGNLYNVSATMPLNSQVKVGGRLDYYDTDDVTGRRYAATGEYDLGNGYAMTGELGFNDANHDDAESYVGIGLRADLGQGGVSFSDHSLSDLIVGH, encoded by the coding sequence ATGAAAAAGACAGCCATCCTCGCCCTGCTGGCAGGGTTCGCGCCCATGGCCTCCCATGCGGCCGATATCGTCGGCGCCAATGTCGGCGCTTCACATTTCAATTATCTCGACGCGGATTCGCGCGACCAGTCGCGCACCAACATCGGTGGGCAGATGGAAGTCGGCTTCACGCCGCAATTCTCGCTTCAGGGCGATATGGCGCTCAATCGCTACTGGGATGACAGCTGGGATGGCCATACCACCGCGCTCCATGCCATCTACAATATGAATGGCATGATGAAATTCGGTGCGCGTGCCGGTTTCGAGCGGATCGACGGCGATGATTACACCACGCTAGGCGTCGAGTATAAGGGCGATTATGGCATGTTCTCGGTGGAGAGCGCCTATAATCACGTCAAGAGCGATGATGCCGATATGCAGGGCAACCTCTATAACGTCTCCGCAACCATGCCGCTGAATTCGCAGGTCAAGGTTGGCGGCCGCCTTGATTATTACGACACCGATGATGTCACGGGCCGCCGCTATGCGGCCACCGGTGAATATGATCTGGGCAATGGCTATGCGATGACGGGCGAGCTGGGCTTCAACGATGCCAATCATGATGATGCGGAAAGCTATGTAGGCATCGGCCTGCGTGCGGATCTGGGTCAGGGTGGTGTGAGCTTCAGCGATCACAGCCTGTCGGATCTGATCGTCGGCCACTGA
- a CDS encoding DUF6614 family protein, translating into MNLYHCMIELNSGSKALAFAAAADGWYGALQERGLIRSWRLMRRKLGLGADGQADFLLEIEVTDMAMLEEAFRAVGHGDDALAHKYDLMHGMIATSSVGLYREFPDPERRERIALI; encoded by the coding sequence ATGAATCTCTATCATTGTATGATCGAATTGAATTCGGGCAGTAAGGCGCTGGCTTTTGCTGCGGCAGCCGATGGCTGGTATGGGGCTTTGCAGGAGCGCGGACTGATCCGCTCGTGGCGGCTGATGCGGCGCAAGCTGGGGCTCGGGGCCGATGGTCAGGCCGATTTCCTGCTGGAGATTGAGGTGACGGATATGGCCATGCTCGAGGAGGCGTTCCGCGCCGTGGGGCATGGCGACGATGCGCTGGCTCATAAATATGACCTGATGCATGGTATGATCGCCACAAGCAGCGTGGGGCTCTACCGCGAGTTCCCCGACCCGGAGCGCCGCGAGCGCATCGCGCTGATCTGA